A genomic stretch from Kribbella amoyensis includes:
- a CDS encoding Wzz/FepE/Etk N-terminal domain-containing protein, which produces MEPGTVVWRDTAQSLLRHKWLILGCVLLGLVGASFFSLSQTERWTASSQVVIGPAVPPALVGKLPTGTDKTGPLGMDLPAETQARVMASPTLLREVAKSLELPTTDESVQELAAVTRVKAVTDNAYLVTIDGPTASEAARRANAISRIYLAQRTNEAKVLLTTLATQATDRSKTANAQSRSLVSQIGEAVARGDSQTAAALRDQRVGLATEARQAADEASAMRKALTGVGSSSQLVTPATAETATSSPKVARDITVGGILGLVLGFGLALVSTHLSPFVLTRDQAAKAASAPVITASIGRRRFWRRAAPQLPPSELTALGTEASGALARRELNPRGIGTGGAGALLVVSASPTPNSAGIALAMAEASARDGRETLLVLADLHGTPVLSHVTDHEGLTDLVAEPAGTRAVRARKLFRPGTVADLYVLPPGLTFDDSALAVGPSLVPGIIADLPPGYSVVIHGPASVGRHGITPLAAAVDASVLVVQVGHDKDTDVSRLTAALAFAGAPVLGVVLVGASQHDETLGIPLNYTPADTGVPSPPPMR; this is translated from the coding sequence ATGGAGCCCGGCACGGTGGTTTGGCGGGACACGGCCCAGTCGCTGCTGCGGCACAAGTGGCTGATCCTCGGCTGCGTCCTGCTCGGCCTGGTCGGCGCGTCGTTCTTCTCGCTGTCGCAGACCGAGCGGTGGACCGCCTCGAGCCAGGTCGTGATCGGCCCGGCGGTCCCGCCCGCGCTGGTCGGCAAGCTCCCCACCGGGACCGACAAGACCGGCCCGCTCGGTATGGACCTGCCGGCCGAGACCCAGGCCCGGGTGATGGCCAGTCCCACGTTGCTGCGCGAGGTGGCGAAGTCGCTGGAGCTGCCGACGACGGACGAGTCGGTCCAGGAGCTCGCCGCGGTGACCCGGGTCAAGGCGGTCACCGACAACGCGTACCTGGTCACCATCGACGGCCCGACCGCCTCCGAGGCCGCCCGCCGCGCGAACGCGATCTCCCGGATCTACCTGGCCCAGCGCACGAACGAGGCGAAGGTGCTGCTGACCACGCTGGCGACCCAGGCCACGGATCGGTCCAAGACGGCGAACGCGCAGTCGAGGAGCCTGGTCAGCCAGATCGGTGAGGCCGTGGCCCGGGGCGACTCGCAGACCGCGGCCGCGTTGCGTGACCAGCGGGTCGGTCTGGCGACCGAGGCCCGGCAGGCCGCCGACGAGGCGTCCGCGATGCGCAAGGCGTTGACGGGCGTCGGGTCGAGCAGCCAGCTGGTCACCCCGGCCACCGCGGAGACGGCCACCTCCTCGCCGAAGGTGGCCCGCGACATCACCGTCGGCGGCATCCTCGGTCTCGTCCTCGGCTTCGGCCTCGCCCTGGTGAGTACGCACCTGAGCCCGTTCGTCCTGACCCGCGACCAGGCCGCCAAGGCCGCGAGCGCACCGGTCATCACCGCGTCGATCGGCCGCCGCCGGTTCTGGCGAAGGGCCGCACCGCAGCTCCCGCCGTCCGAGCTCACCGCCCTCGGTACCGAGGCCAGCGGCGCGCTCGCTCGCCGCGAGCTGAACCCCCGCGGAATCGGTACCGGCGGCGCGGGCGCCCTGCTCGTGGTGTCCGCCTCCCCGACGCCGAACTCGGCCGGGATCGCCCTGGCGATGGCCGAGGCGAGCGCGCGCGACGGCCGCGAGACCCTGCTGGTGCTCGCCGACCTGCACGGTACGCCGGTCCTGTCCCACGTCACCGACCACGAGGGACTGACCGATCTGGTCGCCGAGCCGGCCGGTACGCGGGCGGTCCGGGCGCGCAAGCTCTTCCGCCCGGGCACGGTCGCCGACCTGTACGTGCTGCCGCCCGGTCTGACCTTCGACGACTCCGCCCTGGCGGTCGGCCCGTCGTTGGTCCCGGGGATCATCGCGGACCTGCCGCCGGGGTACTCGGTCGTCATCCACGGCCCCGCCTCGGTCGGCCGGCACGGCATCACCCCGCTCGCGGCCGCGGTCGACGCTTCCGTCCTGGTGGTCCAGGTCGGCCACGACAAGGACACCGACGTCAGCCGGCTCACCGCGGCGCTGGCGTTCGCGGGCGCGCCCGTTCTCGGCGTCGTCCTGGTCGGCGCCTCGCAGCACGACGAGACTCTCGGGATCCCGCTGAACTACACGCCGGCCGACACCGGCGTACCCTCTCCGCCGCCGATGCGCTGA
- a CDS encoding O-antigen ligase family protein, giving the protein MTLTAPPVPGTTVEESEKPTFFWMILWCLLVLGVQPWSSRAAAPQGTTGSTNSLMKGVLLGAIFLIVLAATRPGFRTRISPVTTLYVMYVLFASATVFLLADPVGPLLRLARLMVGLVLLFLLWRPLLQTPERLLRAHLWAHLLLAATIVASLAYAPGQAWRPLSAFGTGYRLQGVIIPMLPPRVGEVGAILLGLAIIAFVCRKLALIPATAFIGLGMTLIALSRTRTAAAAIAFGLFLALLLTRKTWFGRIVALGVPGLIGLLFMVVPTLHTWLVRGQGTRQITSLSGRTTSWQAVIDEEVSLQTAIIGHGLGNKRVLLRRGEGDIDVMAIDNSWLGLYWETGLLAVAIVGIAVIVAWVSVLRAPTPYVKACGALLLGYVTAASLNESGLSDLSSMTLHLLVAAAVCDSDRLRHRARLATASPPPPPRRAGVLPSSPPAAPPRPAAAAAARRSPSPDALEETAEMAAQTEWAMDDTIVQTGKRRRTIPPL; this is encoded by the coding sequence ATGACGCTGACGGCGCCACCGGTGCCGGGGACCACCGTCGAGGAGAGCGAGAAACCGACGTTCTTCTGGATGATCCTGTGGTGTCTGCTGGTGCTCGGCGTCCAGCCCTGGTCCTCCCGGGCCGCCGCTCCGCAGGGCACGACCGGCTCGACGAACAGCCTGATGAAGGGTGTCCTGCTCGGCGCGATCTTCCTGATCGTGCTGGCCGCGACCAGGCCCGGCTTCCGGACCCGGATCAGCCCGGTCACCACCCTGTACGTGATGTACGTGCTGTTCGCGTCGGCGACGGTGTTCCTGCTGGCCGACCCGGTCGGGCCGTTGTTGCGGCTGGCCCGGTTGATGGTCGGCCTGGTGCTGCTCTTCTTGTTGTGGCGTCCGCTGCTGCAGACTCCGGAGCGGCTGCTGCGGGCCCATCTCTGGGCCCACCTGTTGCTCGCCGCAACGATCGTCGCGAGCCTCGCGTACGCACCGGGACAGGCGTGGCGGCCGCTGTCCGCGTTCGGTACCGGCTACCGCCTGCAGGGCGTGATCATCCCGATGCTGCCGCCGCGCGTCGGCGAGGTGGGCGCGATCCTGCTCGGCCTGGCGATCATCGCGTTCGTCTGCCGCAAGCTCGCGCTGATCCCGGCGACCGCGTTCATCGGGCTCGGGATGACGCTGATCGCGCTGAGCCGGACCCGGACGGCGGCGGCCGCGATCGCTTTCGGGCTGTTCCTCGCGTTGCTGCTGACCCGGAAGACGTGGTTCGGGCGGATCGTGGCGCTGGGCGTACCAGGGTTGATCGGGTTGCTCTTCATGGTGGTCCCGACGTTGCACACCTGGTTGGTGCGCGGTCAGGGGACCCGGCAGATCACCTCGCTGAGTGGCCGGACCACGAGCTGGCAGGCCGTCATCGACGAGGAGGTGTCGCTGCAGACCGCGATCATCGGCCACGGCCTCGGCAACAAGCGGGTCCTGCTGCGTCGCGGTGAGGGCGACATCGACGTGATGGCGATCGACAACAGCTGGCTCGGGTTGTACTGGGAGACCGGTCTGCTCGCGGTGGCGATCGTGGGGATCGCGGTGATCGTGGCGTGGGTGTCGGTGCTGCGGGCGCCGACGCCGTACGTGAAGGCGTGCGGGGCTTTGCTGCTGGGTTACGTGACCGCGGCTTCGCTGAACGAGAGCGGGTTGTCGGACCTGAGCTCGATGACGCTGCATCTGCTGGTGGCGGCGGCGGTCTGTGATTCGGATCGGCTCCGACATCGGGCGCGGTTGGCGACCGCCTCACCACCTCCGCCACCGCGGCGTGCTGGGGTACTGCCTTCCTCGCCTCCTGCGGCTCCTCCACGTCCTGCTGCAGCTGCTGCCGCTCGCCGGTCTCCGAGTCCGGATGCGTTGGAGGAGACGGCGGAGATGGCGGCGCAGACGGAGTGGGCGATGGACGACACCATCGTCCAGACCGGCAAACGCCGCAGGACCATCCCGCCGCTGTAG
- a CDS encoding right-handed parallel beta-helix repeat-containing protein, whose product MRPGADVQAVIDGHPAGSTFCFAKGLYRLGKAIRPTEGSTLASAEGAVLSGSVVLTGWRREGATWVLRGALPPAYPLKGQCEDQATNPCRPGEQLFLDGKHLRRVMSPDAVVPGTFYGDYAANAIHLADDPTGVQVEMAKTRTAIEISATGVTVRGLTIEHFASRPQGGALQVGTGWKVESNEVRWNHAVGIMVIEGDRAELQRNTVADNGQLGIGQYKSADVRITENLVTRNNTDGFWIADWESGGIKSTRSSGVVEGNDIVANRGIGFWSDIAEYDRRIVANRIRDNAADGIRYEISYQGSIEQNVVEKNGFGTGRGSGTSLWDGGGINVNTSTGVRVVGNLVRANRNGISIQSRTRGEGPRGKYVLRDVVVEGNQVVLDGATASTGVVENKKSPTDDASVRFRRNSYRVEGGAQKRFAYKGRTMSWSEWQAAGFDTDSVTS is encoded by the coding sequence GTGCGGCCCGGCGCTGACGTGCAGGCAGTGATCGACGGGCATCCGGCGGGGTCGACGTTCTGCTTCGCCAAGGGGTTGTACCGGCTCGGCAAGGCGATTCGGCCGACCGAGGGTTCGACATTGGCCAGCGCAGAAGGGGCCGTGCTCAGCGGGTCGGTCGTGCTCACCGGCTGGCGGCGTGAAGGAGCGACGTGGGTACTGCGGGGAGCGCTGCCGCCCGCGTATCCGTTGAAGGGCCAGTGCGAGGACCAGGCGACGAACCCTTGCCGGCCAGGTGAGCAACTCTTCCTCGACGGGAAGCACCTGCGCCGGGTGATGTCGCCTGATGCCGTCGTCCCCGGGACGTTCTACGGCGACTATGCCGCCAACGCGATCCACCTCGCCGACGACCCGACGGGCGTCCAGGTGGAGATGGCGAAGACGCGCACCGCGATCGAGATCTCGGCCACCGGCGTGACCGTCCGGGGGTTGACGATCGAGCACTTCGCGAGCCGGCCGCAAGGGGGTGCGCTTCAGGTCGGGACCGGGTGGAAGGTCGAGAGCAACGAGGTCCGGTGGAACCACGCCGTCGGGATCATGGTGATCGAGGGCGACCGCGCCGAGCTGCAGCGGAACACGGTCGCCGACAACGGGCAGCTCGGAATCGGGCAGTACAAGTCCGCCGACGTCCGCATCACCGAGAACCTGGTCACCCGGAACAACACGGACGGGTTCTGGATCGCCGACTGGGAGTCCGGCGGGATCAAGTCGACCCGCTCGTCGGGTGTGGTCGAGGGCAACGACATCGTGGCGAACCGCGGGATCGGGTTCTGGAGCGACATCGCGGAGTACGACCGGCGGATCGTGGCGAACCGGATCCGGGACAACGCGGCGGACGGGATCCGGTACGAGATCAGCTACCAGGGCTCGATCGAGCAGAACGTGGTGGAGAAGAACGGGTTCGGGACCGGGCGGGGTTCGGGGACGAGTCTGTGGGACGGCGGCGGGATCAACGTCAACACGTCCACCGGGGTTCGCGTCGTGGGCAACCTGGTCCGCGCGAACCGGAACGGGATCTCGATCCAGTCGCGCACCCGCGGTGAGGGCCCACGGGGGAAGTACGTCCTGCGGGATGTCGTGGTCGAAGGCAACCAGGTCGTGCTGGACGGCGCGACCGCGAGCACCGGTGTCGTGGAGAACAAGAAGTCGCCGACCGACGACGCTTCGGTGCGCTTCCGCCGGAACAGCTATCGGGTCGAGGGCGGGGCGCAGAAGCGGTTCGCGTACAAGGGCCGGACGATGAGCTGGTCCGAGTGGCAGGCGGCCGGCTTCGACACCGACAGCGTCACCAGCTGA
- the uxaC gene encoding glucuronate isomerase, with translation MPKPLQPHPDRALPAGEARDLARRIHRSTKDLPLLCLHGHVDANLFAADEAFGNPADLLVVPDHYVTRMLISQGVAPDRLGLPRRDGKPAAEPREIWREFCSHWHLLRATPSRYWLEHEFAEVLGLTVAPSAETADALYDEISARLAQPDFRPRALLDTFNIELISTTDAATDDLAPHAKVAADLPGRVIPTFRPDAVAYVDRPGWSDLIQRLGELADTDTTTYAGFLQALRQRRQAFIAAGARATDHGHFSAAATPLSDAEGERIYANALRGEVTAEDTAAFAGDMLFQMATMSAEDGLVMQLHPGVLRDHHPDIHATYGPDQGHDIPVATEFTRSLRPVLERFGHVEGFRLVLFTVDETVYSRELAPLAGVYPTVRLGAPWWFLDSPDGMRRFRELVTETAGFYNTSGFVDDTRAYLSIPARHDLARRIDAGYLANLVLEHRLDEDDAFEVAKDLAYNLAKDTYLS, from the coding sequence ATGCCGAAGCCCCTGCAGCCCCACCCGGACCGCGCCCTGCCGGCCGGCGAGGCGCGCGATCTCGCCCGCCGGATCCACCGGTCGACCAAGGACCTGCCGCTGCTGTGCCTGCACGGCCACGTCGACGCGAACCTGTTCGCCGCCGACGAGGCGTTCGGTAACCCGGCCGACCTGCTGGTGGTCCCGGACCACTACGTGACCCGGATGCTGATCTCCCAGGGCGTCGCGCCGGACCGCCTCGGCCTGCCCCGCCGGGACGGCAAGCCGGCCGCCGAGCCACGCGAGATCTGGCGCGAGTTCTGCTCGCACTGGCACCTGCTCCGCGCGACCCCGAGCCGGTACTGGCTGGAGCACGAGTTCGCCGAGGTCCTCGGGCTGACCGTGGCGCCGTCCGCCGAGACGGCCGACGCGCTGTACGACGAGATCTCGGCGCGGCTGGCCCAGCCCGACTTCCGGCCGCGGGCGCTGCTCGACACCTTCAACATCGAGCTGATCTCCACCACCGACGCGGCGACCGACGACCTGGCCCCGCACGCGAAGGTGGCCGCGGACCTGCCCGGCCGGGTGATCCCGACGTTCCGGCCCGACGCCGTCGCGTACGTCGACCGGCCCGGGTGGAGCGACCTGATCCAGCGGCTCGGCGAGCTCGCGGACACCGACACCACGACGTACGCCGGGTTCCTGCAGGCGCTGCGGCAGCGTCGTCAGGCGTTCATCGCCGCGGGGGCGCGAGCGACCGACCACGGGCACTTCAGCGCGGCGGCCACTCCCCTGTCCGACGCGGAGGGCGAGCGGATCTACGCCAACGCGCTGCGCGGCGAGGTCACGGCGGAGGACACCGCCGCGTTCGCCGGGGACATGCTCTTCCAGATGGCGACGATGTCCGCCGAGGACGGGCTGGTCATGCAGCTGCACCCCGGTGTGCTGCGGGATCACCACCCCGACATCCACGCGACGTACGGGCCGGACCAGGGCCACGACATCCCGGTGGCGACGGAGTTCACCCGGTCGCTGCGGCCGGTGCTCGAGCGGTTCGGGCACGTCGAGGGGTTCCGGCTGGTGCTGTTCACGGTGGACGAGACCGTGTACTCGCGGGAGCTCGCGCCGCTGGCCGGGGTCTACCCGACCGTCCGGCTCGGTGCGCCGTGGTGGTTCCTGGACAGCCCCGACGGGATGCGCCGGTTCCGCGAGCTGGTCACCGAGACGGCCGGCTTCTACAACACCTCCGGCTTCGTCGACGACACCCGGGCGTACCTCTCGATCCCGGCGCGGCACGATCTCGCCCGCCGCATCGACGCCGGGTACCTGGCGAACCTGGTGCTCGAGCACCGGCTGGACGAGGACGACGCGTTCGAGGTGGCGAAGGACCTGGCGTACAACCTCGCCAAGGACACGTACCTCAGCTAG
- a CDS encoding LacI family DNA-binding transcriptional regulator — MAATIRDVARLAGVSTSTVSRALSVPELVNAATRAKVQSAAASLGYAPNRAARGLITGRTGNLGLVLPDLANPFFPSVVKGVQARARAADVAVFVADTDEDDLAEIGLVRALAKQVDGLILCSPRSTDDELREIAAETTVVLVNRLVDDLPAVVFDHRDGMRQAVAHLVALGHRRIAWVGGPANSWSSEQRGAGLAAAAAAQGVELVEVGHFPPYYDGGMAAADQVVATGATAVITYNDLVAIGLLGRLHFRGFFVPDDLSVVGIDDIEMAAMARPTLTTVRLPKQQAGRIAVELLLSLLDIPASTERERPAHRALTGELMVRDSTADAAR; from the coding sequence GTGGCCGCGACCATCCGCGACGTCGCCCGGCTGGCGGGCGTGTCCACCTCGACCGTCTCCCGCGCCCTCTCGGTGCCCGAGCTGGTGAACGCCGCGACCCGGGCGAAGGTCCAGTCCGCCGCCGCCTCCCTCGGGTACGCGCCGAACCGCGCGGCCCGCGGCCTCATCACCGGCCGGACCGGGAATCTTGGTCTGGTGCTGCCGGATCTGGCCAACCCGTTCTTCCCGAGTGTGGTCAAGGGCGTCCAGGCGCGGGCCCGGGCGGCCGACGTCGCCGTGTTCGTCGCCGACACCGACGAGGACGACCTGGCCGAGATCGGACTCGTCCGCGCCCTGGCGAAACAGGTCGACGGGCTGATCCTGTGTTCCCCGCGCTCCACCGACGACGAGCTGCGCGAAATCGCGGCCGAGACCACGGTCGTCCTGGTGAACCGGCTGGTCGACGATCTGCCGGCGGTGGTGTTCGACCACCGCGACGGGATGCGGCAGGCCGTCGCCCACCTGGTCGCGCTCGGGCATCGCCGGATCGCCTGGGTCGGCGGACCGGCGAACTCCTGGTCCAGCGAGCAACGTGGTGCCGGCCTGGCCGCCGCGGCCGCCGCCCAGGGGGTCGAGCTGGTCGAGGTCGGCCACTTCCCGCCGTACTACGACGGAGGCATGGCCGCCGCGGACCAGGTCGTCGCGACCGGTGCGACCGCGGTGATCACGTACAACGACCTGGTCGCGATCGGCCTGCTCGGCCGGCTCCACTTCCGCGGGTTCTTCGTCCCCGACGACCTGAGCGTGGTGGGGATCGACGACATCGAGATGGCCGCGATGGCCCGGCCGACCCTGACCACGGTCCGGCTCCCGAAGCAGCAGGCCGGCCGGATTGCGGTGGAGCTGCTGCTCAGCCTGCTGGACATCCCCGCTTCCACCGAGCGGGAGAGGCCTGCCCACCGAGCCCTGACCGGCGAGCTGATGGTCCGCGACTCCACCGCGGACGCCGCCCGATGA
- a CDS encoding mannitol dehydrogenase family protein produces MNRLDLTTLTELPTGPAVDPRGLTVGIVHLGIGAFHRAHQAVFTEQAARISGDTRWGITGVSQRSTTVRDQLAPQDGLYSVLTRGQGDPSIEVIGSVRDVLTVPEDPDAVVARIADPAVSVVTLTVTEKGYRASGDGLNLADPEIQADLAGRSPRTVVGQLAAGLARRAEHGEPLTILSCDNLVANGPFLRRLVQDYAEAADLKGLAEQLELATFPASMVDRIVPATTETDRAEAARLLGVRDEAVVVAEPFLQWVIEDEFAGPRPAWESAGAVLTRDVAPWEQAKLRMLNATHSMLAYLGALRGYETIAEAVRDEELSGLAQDLMRTDVIPTLTPPDGLDLPAYGASVLERFANPALKHRTAQVAMDGSVKLPVRLLGTVRDRLSAGAEPTVISLAVAAWMVYVAKSAEVDDPQATRLKSALEGVTTATATVDALLSVETIFTPDLRDNDVFRSLLVDHVTRLTS; encoded by the coding sequence ATGAACCGCCTCGACCTGACCACCCTGACCGAGCTGCCCACCGGGCCGGCCGTCGATCCGCGCGGTCTCACCGTCGGCATCGTCCACCTCGGCATCGGTGCGTTCCACCGGGCCCACCAGGCGGTGTTCACCGAGCAGGCCGCCCGGATCAGCGGCGACACCCGGTGGGGGATCACCGGGGTCAGCCAGCGGTCCACCACGGTCCGCGACCAGCTCGCCCCGCAGGACGGCCTGTACTCCGTCCTCACCCGCGGCCAGGGCGACCCGTCGATCGAGGTGATCGGCAGCGTCCGCGACGTGCTCACCGTCCCGGAGGACCCGGACGCCGTGGTCGCGCGGATCGCCGACCCCGCGGTCTCCGTCGTCACGCTCACCGTGACCGAGAAGGGGTATCGCGCGTCCGGTGACGGCCTCAACCTGGCCGACCCGGAGATCCAGGCCGACCTGGCCGGGCGCTCCCCGCGGACCGTCGTCGGCCAGCTTGCCGCCGGTCTGGCCCGCCGCGCCGAGCACGGCGAGCCGCTGACGATCCTGTCCTGCGACAACCTCGTTGCCAACGGCCCCTTTCTTCGCAGGCTCGTCCAGGACTACGCCGAGGCGGCCGACCTGAAGGGCCTGGCCGAGCAGCTCGAGCTGGCCACGTTCCCGGCGAGCATGGTGGACCGCATCGTCCCGGCGACCACGGAGACCGACCGCGCCGAAGCGGCCCGCCTCCTCGGTGTCCGTGACGAGGCCGTCGTCGTCGCCGAGCCGTTCCTGCAGTGGGTCATCGAGGACGAGTTCGCCGGTCCCCGCCCTGCCTGGGAGTCCGCGGGTGCCGTCCTCACCCGGGACGTCGCCCCGTGGGAGCAGGCCAAGCTCCGGATGCTCAACGCGACCCACTCGATGCTCGCGTACCTCGGCGCGCTCCGCGGGTACGAGACGATCGCCGAGGCGGTCCGCGACGAAGAGCTCTCCGGTCTCGCGCAGGACCTGATGCGGACCGACGTGATCCCGACCCTGACCCCGCCCGACGGCCTCGACCTCCCGGCGTACGGCGCCAGCGTCCTCGAGCGCTTCGCCAACCCGGCCCTCAAGCACCGCACGGCCCAGGTCGCGATGGACGGCTCGGTCAAGCTCCCCGTCCGCCTCCTCGGCACGGTCCGCGACCGCCTCTCCGCCGGAGCCGAGCCCACCGTCATCTCCCTCGCGGTCGCGGCGTGGATGGTCTACGTCGCCAAGTCCGCCGAGGTCGACGACCCGCAGGCGACCCGGCTCAAGTCCGCCTTGGAGGGTGTGACCACAGCCACCGCGACGGTCGACGCCCTGCTGTCCGTCGAAACGATCTTCACCCCCGACCTCCGCGACAACGACGTTTTCCGCAGCCTGCTGGTCGACCATGTCACCCGCCTGACCAGCTGA
- a CDS encoding class I SAM-dependent methyltransferase has product MPPVYDADAEDFLRWPPLLRDPLGAELVDAAAPQRGERVLDACSGAGGSALPAARRVGAAGRVDAVDLTTHLVQRPEVAAKQAGLQHLHAHTADVTNRGAMAFVGLVYEAVGTVRPEVTPPLRLRHGWELVADSLIATGHVDGVVAA; this is encoded by the coding sequence GTGCCGCCTGTCTATGACGCTGATGCCGAAGATTTCCTCCGCTGGCCACCCCTGCTCAGGGATCCCTTGGGTGCCGAGTTGGTCGACGCCGCGGCGCCGCAGCGGGGTGAGCGTGTCCTCGACGCCTGCTCAGGCGCGGGCGGCTCGGCCCTCCCGGCGGCGCGCAGGGTAGGAGCGGCCGGACGCGTCGATGCCGTCGATCTGACGACGCACCTGGTGCAACGACCGGAGGTCGCCGCAAAGCAGGCCGGCCTTCAGCACCTGCACGCCCACACGGCTGACGTCACCAATCGCGGCGCGATGGCGTTCGTCGGGTTGGTGTACGAAGCGGTCGGGACGGTCCGGCCGGAGGTGACTCCGCCGCTGCGCTTGCGGCACGGTTGGGAACTCGTTGCCGACTCACTGATCGCGACCGGCCACGTCGACGGTGTGGTGGCGGCGTGA